A single region of the Chloroflexota bacterium genome encodes:
- the dnaJ gene encoding molecular chaperone DnaJ, protein MTERDYYDVLGVARGASDADIKRAFRKLAQQWHPDVSKEPAADERFKEINEAYQILSDPQRRQAYDTFGRAGVSGAAGDAGFGAGFGNFGDIFDAFFGGGTAANARHGRPPTGSDLRYDLRISFAEAVAGTEKEIEFAVLVRCETCRGSGAKSGTDATTCPQCNGRGEVRSVRQTMLGQMVNVTTCPRCRGEGRVVEAPCETCHGDGRVERKRKVRVSIPAGIDEGHQMRLSGEGEAGPRGGPPGSLYVAIHVAPHADLKRDGTELYYELDISIAQAALGTRRRVPTVEGDEEIEIKPGTQPGTELRLRGRGVPHLRRTGSRGDLHVLVRVTVPTKLTKEARAALETYATATGEQVGPHGHGGIIDRVRDVLG, encoded by the coding sequence GTGACCGAGCGCGACTACTACGACGTCCTGGGCGTCGCCCGCGGAGCGAGCGACGCGGACATCAAGCGCGCGTTCCGCAAGCTCGCCCAGCAGTGGCACCCGGACGTGAGCAAGGAACCTGCCGCGGACGAGCGTTTCAAGGAGATCAACGAGGCGTACCAGATCCTCTCCGACCCGCAGCGCCGGCAGGCCTACGACACGTTCGGCCGGGCGGGCGTCAGCGGCGCGGCCGGTGACGCGGGCTTCGGGGCCGGGTTCGGGAACTTCGGCGACATCTTCGATGCGTTCTTCGGTGGCGGCACAGCCGCGAACGCGCGTCACGGGCGACCGCCGACCGGGAGCGACCTGCGGTACGACCTTCGGATCTCGTTCGCCGAGGCGGTGGCGGGAACCGAGAAGGAGATCGAGTTCGCGGTCCTCGTTCGGTGCGAGACGTGCCGCGGGAGCGGAGCGAAGTCGGGCACGGACGCGACCACGTGTCCGCAGTGCAACGGGCGCGGCGAGGTGCGAAGCGTCCGTCAGACGATGCTCGGCCAGATGGTGAATGTCACCACCTGCCCGCGCTGCCGGGGCGAGGGCCGGGTGGTCGAAGCGCCGTGCGAAACGTGCCACGGCGATGGACGGGTCGAGCGGAAGCGGAAGGTCCGGGTCTCGATCCCCGCCGGCATCGACGAGGGTCATCAGATGCGGCTCTCCGGCGAGGGTGAGGCGGGTCCGCGCGGGGGTCCGCCCGGCAGCCTGTACGTGGCGATCCATGTCGCCCCGCACGCGGACCTCAAGCGGGATGGGACGGAGCTCTACTACGAACTCGACATCTCGATCGCCCAGGCAGCCCTCGGCACCCGCCGCCGCGTACCGACGGTCGAAGGAGACGAGGAGATCGAGATCAAGCCCGGCACCCAACCCGGGACCGAACTTCGCCTCCGCGGCAGGGGCGTGCCACATCTCCGTCGGACGGGCTCGCGCGGCGACCTCCACGTGCTCGTCCGGGTGACGGTTCCGACGAAGCTCACGAAGGAGGCACGCGCCGCGCTCGAGACCTATGCGACGGCGACCGGCGAGCAGG